A stretch of the Comamonas testosteroni TK102 genome encodes the following:
- a CDS encoding aspartate/glutamate racemase family protein, translating into MTATKTCLGVLTPSSNTALEPLTSALAASAGRCSAHFSRFTVTEISLAQAALNQFDDSKILAAAELLADAKVDVIGWSGTAAGWRGFECDRQLCERIEQRTGIKATTAILALNELMQKLSVKKLAIVSPYTADVQQCIVNNYRAAGVETTAHRHLNISVNHRFALVEPEQLLGLIEEVIEEGAPDAVVTYCTNLHAAQLADQVERRWNVPLLDTVSTTVWGMLRAAGRSPADIKGWGRLFEVA; encoded by the coding sequence ATGACTGCAACCAAGACATGCCTGGGCGTGCTGACGCCTTCTTCGAATACGGCGCTGGAGCCTCTGACCAGTGCGCTGGCCGCCAGCGCGGGTCGATGCTCGGCACATTTTTCGCGCTTCACGGTGACGGAGATTTCGTTGGCGCAGGCCGCGCTCAATCAGTTTGATGACAGCAAGATTCTTGCGGCCGCAGAGCTGTTGGCGGATGCCAAAGTGGATGTGATCGGCTGGAGTGGTACCGCTGCTGGCTGGCGCGGCTTTGAATGCGATCGGCAGCTATGCGAGCGCATCGAGCAGCGTACGGGCATCAAGGCAACGACGGCCATCCTGGCGCTCAATGAGCTGATGCAAAAGCTTTCCGTCAAAAAGCTGGCCATCGTGAGCCCCTATACCGCGGATGTGCAGCAATGTATCGTCAACAATTACCGCGCAGCCGGCGTGGAAACCACGGCTCATCGACATCTGAACATTTCGGTCAATCACCGCTTTGCGCTCGTGGAGCCGGAGCAGTTGCTGGGGCTGATCGAAGAGGTGATCGAGGAGGGAGCCCCCGATGCGGTGGTGACTTACTGCACCAATCTGCATGCAGCGCAGCTGGCGGATCAGGTGGAGCGGCGCTGGAATGTGCCGCTGCTCGATACGGTCAGCACCACGGTGTGGGGGATGCTGCGTGCGGCAGGACGCAGTCCGGCAGATATCAAGGGATGGGGGCGCTTGTTTGAAGTGGCGTGA
- a CDS encoding aspartate/glutamate racemase family protein, producing MKLLIINPNISESVTCLIEKEARLAAAPGTEITMLTAPMGVAYIETRFEAMIAAYAVAELAATHAARHDAVILAAFGDPGLEGLREALDIPVLGMTESALMSACMLGKRFSIIAISRRITAWYRDMVERNGLMDRLASIRCLDEPLRDIASVQDDHAARLQALCEAAVSEDGADVLIIAGAPLAGLARSIKQRLPVPAVDGVSSAVNHAQSLVSLAPAAARAGSFAKPPRKEFRNLPPGLTQLFSQLP from the coding sequence ATGAAACTGCTGATCATCAATCCCAATATCTCCGAGAGCGTCACTTGCTTGATAGAGAAAGAGGCCAGGCTGGCCGCTGCTCCGGGTACGGAAATCACCATGCTGACCGCCCCCATGGGTGTGGCCTATATAGAGACGCGCTTCGAGGCCATGATTGCCGCCTACGCGGTGGCCGAGCTGGCAGCCACCCATGCCGCGCGGCATGACGCCGTCATCCTGGCGGCCTTTGGCGACCCCGGTCTCGAAGGCCTGCGCGAGGCCCTGGACATTCCCGTGCTGGGCATGACCGAGTCCGCGCTCATGAGCGCATGCATGCTGGGCAAGCGCTTTTCCATCATTGCCATCTCCAGGCGCATCACCGCCTGGTACCGAGACATGGTCGAGCGCAACGGACTCATGGACCGGCTGGCCAGCATTCGCTGCCTGGACGAGCCTCTGCGGGACATTGCCAGCGTACAGGACGATCATGCAGCACGCCTGCAGGCCTTGTGCGAAGCAGCGGTCAGCGAAGATGGCGCCGACGTCCTGATCATTGCCGGCGCACCGCTGGCCGGCCTGGCACGCTCCATCAAGCAGCGCTTGCCGGTGCCGGCCGTCGATGGCGTCTCCAGCGCCGTCAACCACGCGCAAAGCCTGGTCTCGCTGGCACCCGCAGCGGCACGCGCCGGCAGCTTTGCCAAGCCGCCGCGCAAGGAGTTCAGGAATCTTCCCCCGGGCCTCACCCAGCTCTTTAGCCAGCTACCCTGA
- a CDS encoding GntR family transcriptional regulator, with product MAARIATAIHEHRLLPGTKLGEDRLANIFNTSRARVREVLARMARDQMVELFPQRGAFVAKPSIEQALDVFEARRLIEPGIVRRLVLHMDNGKIRRLQAHLKQERDARANSDKRATVRLSGEFHVLLAELAGNSALLRSMRELSTLTCLTISLYESAVNTCCLVDEHEAVVDAIVAGNGELAEQLMLSHLDHIQGSLRLEADADDADLEQILGDL from the coding sequence ATGGCCGCCCGCATTGCCACAGCCATCCATGAGCATCGCCTGTTGCCGGGAACCAAACTCGGCGAAGACCGGCTGGCCAATATCTTCAACACCAGCCGGGCTCGCGTACGCGAGGTGCTGGCCCGCATGGCACGCGACCAGATGGTGGAGCTGTTCCCGCAACGTGGAGCCTTTGTCGCCAAACCCAGCATCGAACAGGCACTGGACGTCTTCGAAGCACGCCGGCTGATAGAGCCGGGCATTGTGCGCCGCCTCGTCCTGCACATGGACAATGGCAAGATCCGTCGTCTGCAAGCCCATCTGAAGCAGGAGCGCGATGCTCGCGCCAACTCCGACAAGCGAGCCACGGTGCGGCTGTCCGGCGAGTTTCATGTGCTGCTGGCGGAGCTGGCCGGCAACTCCGCGCTTCTGCGCAGCATGCGTGAACTGTCCACGCTGACCTGCCTGACGATCTCGCTGTATGAGTCGGCAGTCAACACCTGCTGCCTGGTGGACGAGCACGAAGCCGTGGTCGATGCCATTGTCGCGGGCAATGGCGAGCTGGCAGAACAGCTGATGCTCAGCCATCTGGATCACATACAGGGCAGCCTGCGCCTGGAGGCCGATGCCGACGACGCCGATCTGGAACAGATACTGGGCGACCTCTGA
- a CDS encoding GAF domain-containing protein — MAIHNWDYAPEALEVQVSELLLATADQSDELVDENVRLVLQELRQHLHMEVIFVSEIRNGQRMFQHVDTAPGKELIATGGGGSLEESFCQCVLDGVLPGLVHDAATHPAFSKLPATPFRVGAHLSTPIVLASGKVYGTLCCFSQAADESLTAKDLQKLECVAKITARRIDIKQAQHP; from the coding sequence ATGGCGATTCACAACTGGGACTACGCACCCGAGGCACTGGAGGTACAGGTCAGCGAATTATTGCTGGCCACGGCAGATCAAAGCGACGAACTGGTCGATGAAAACGTGCGCCTGGTCCTGCAGGAGCTGCGCCAGCACCTGCATATGGAGGTGATTTTTGTCTCCGAGATCCGCAACGGCCAACGCATGTTCCAGCATGTCGATACTGCCCCCGGCAAGGAATTGATTGCCACCGGCGGCGGCGGCTCTCTGGAAGAGTCGTTTTGCCAGTGCGTGCTCGACGGCGTTCTGCCCGGCCTGGTCCATGACGCTGCCACCCATCCGGCCTTTTCCAAGCTGCCGGCAACGCCTTTTCGCGTAGGTGCCCATCTGAGCACACCTATCGTGCTGGCCAGCGGCAAGGTCTACGGCACACTGTGCTGCTTCAGTCAGGCCGCCGATGAAAGCCTGACAGCCAAGGATCTGCAAAAGCTCGAATGCGTGGCCAAGATCACGGCCAGGCGAATCGACATCAAGCAGGCCCAGCATCCGTAG
- a CDS encoding SIR2 family NAD-dependent protein deacylase produces the protein MVQALIDNSSASLGAIACVRRWLGEAQRLTVLTGAGVSAESGVPTFRDTENSYWSRFKPEEMASEAGYRRDPAHVWRWYQHRRSLLARAAPNEGHLALARWARQHPGQMTLVTQNVDGLHQQAGSEEVLSLHGELSRNRWLNRRCASCDLEHAVPGEPPHCAACGNLLRPAVVWFGESLPGQTWARAEQAAEQCQLMLVIGTSGAVYPAAGLAKIARRNRARVVIVNPHASELDSVADQMIAMPSALALPLLLASPEDGLQPGQPC, from the coding sequence TTGGTTCAAGCACTTATTGACAATTCTTCGGCCTCCTTGGGTGCGATTGCCTGCGTGCGCCGCTGGCTGGGCGAGGCGCAGCGGCTGACCGTGCTTACCGGGGCCGGCGTCAGTGCCGAATCGGGAGTACCTACTTTCAGGGACACGGAAAACTCTTACTGGTCCCGGTTCAAGCCCGAGGAAATGGCCAGCGAGGCGGGGTATCGCCGCGATCCGGCTCATGTCTGGCGTTGGTACCAGCACCGGCGATCCCTGCTTGCCAGGGCGGCTCCCAACGAGGGACATCTGGCGCTGGCGCGCTGGGCAAGGCAGCATCCCGGGCAGATGACGCTCGTCACGCAGAACGTGGATGGGCTGCACCAGCAGGCGGGCAGCGAAGAGGTGCTGAGTCTGCATGGTGAGCTGAGCAGGAATCGCTGGCTGAATCGCCGCTGTGCGTCATGCGATCTCGAGCATGCTGTCCCTGGCGAGCCGCCGCATTGTGCCGCCTGCGGCAATTTGCTGCGGCCTGCGGTCGTCTGGTTCGGCGAGTCTTTGCCTGGTCAGACCTGGGCCAGGGCAGAGCAGGCGGCAGAGCAATGTCAGCTGATGCTGGTGATAGGCACATCGGGCGCCGTCTACCCGGCCGCAGGTCTGGCCAAGATTGCCAGGCGCAACCGGGCCCGCGTGGTCATTGTCAACCCGCATGCCAGCGAGCTGGACTCGGTGGCTGATCAGATGATCGCGATGCCGTCGGCGCTGGCGCTGCCCTTGCTGCTGGCAAGTCCCGAGGATGGCTTGCAGCCGGGACAGCCCTGCTGA
- the hydA gene encoding dihydropyrimidinase has translation MNPCEFDIVVRNAQVATASDIFEADIGIRNGKIAQLGKQLPAGTHEYDAQGQIVTPGGIDAHCHLDQPMEPPVRMADDFESGTRAAACGGTTTIIPFAAQAKGQSLRAAVADYHRRAEGKAYVDYGFHMIVSDPTPEVLANELPALIREGYTSFKIYMTYDDLKLDDGQILDVLDVARKYDATAMIHAENADCIQWLTKRLEASGRTAPRYHAVSRPMLVEREATHRAIALSELADVPILIVHVSGREAVEQIRWARSHGMNIMAETCPQYLFLSAEDLGLDDSYQGAKCVCSPPPRDKANQEVIWNGLNDGLFTVFSSDHAPFNYDAPEGKKPGGQEVSFSHIPNGIPGIETRLSLLYTHGVLAGRMTLNRFVELTSTNPAKVYGLHPRKGSIAIGADADLVVWQEGERTIRNRDLHHNVDHTPYEGQLLKAWPCLTLSGGQIVWDGERFQARAGQGRFLQRGAPTLLPKRPAPRF, from the coding sequence ATGAACCCCTGCGAATTCGATATCGTGGTGCGCAATGCACAAGTCGCGACTGCCAGTGACATCTTTGAAGCCGACATCGGTATCCGCAACGGCAAGATCGCCCAGTTGGGCAAGCAGTTGCCCGCCGGCACTCACGAATACGACGCTCAAGGCCAGATCGTCACGCCGGGCGGCATCGACGCCCACTGCCACCTGGATCAGCCCATGGAGCCGCCGGTGCGCATGGCAGACGACTTCGAAAGCGGCACCCGTGCGGCGGCCTGCGGCGGCACCACCACGATCATTCCCTTCGCCGCCCAGGCCAAAGGCCAGTCCTTGCGCGCTGCCGTGGCCGATTACCACCGCCGCGCAGAAGGCAAGGCCTATGTGGACTACGGCTTTCACATGATCGTCAGCGACCCCACGCCCGAAGTGCTGGCAAACGAGCTGCCCGCGCTGATTCGGGAAGGCTATACCTCCTTCAAGATCTACATGACCTATGACGATCTGAAGCTCGATGACGGTCAGATTCTCGATGTCCTGGACGTGGCCCGCAAATACGATGCCACGGCCATGATCCATGCCGAGAATGCCGACTGCATCCAATGGCTGACCAAGCGCCTGGAAGCCAGCGGCCGCACCGCCCCTCGCTACCACGCGGTCTCTCGCCCCATGCTGGTGGAGCGCGAGGCCACGCACCGCGCCATCGCGCTCTCGGAGCTGGCCGATGTGCCTATCCTCATCGTCCATGTCTCGGGCCGCGAGGCCGTCGAGCAGATCCGCTGGGCGCGCTCCCATGGCATGAACATCATGGCCGAAACCTGCCCTCAATACCTGTTCCTGAGCGCAGAAGACCTGGGCCTGGACGACAGCTACCAAGGCGCAAAGTGCGTATGCAGCCCGCCGCCACGCGACAAGGCCAACCAGGAGGTCATCTGGAACGGTCTCAACGACGGGCTCTTCACCGTATTCTCATCCGACCATGCGCCATTCAACTACGACGCCCCGGAAGGCAAAAAGCCGGGTGGCCAGGAAGTGTCCTTCAGCCATATTCCAAACGGCATCCCGGGCATCGAGACCCGCCTGTCCCTGCTCTACACCCATGGCGTGCTGGCGGGACGCATGACACTCAACCGCTTCGTGGAGCTGACCTCCACCAACCCGGCCAAGGTCTATGGGTTGCACCCGCGCAAGGGCAGCATCGCCATAGGTGCCGATGCCGACCTGGTCGTCTGGCAGGAGGGCGAGCGCACCATCCGCAACCGCGACCTGCATCACAACGTGGACCATACTCCCTACGAAGGCCAGCTGCTCAAGGCCTGGCCCTGCCTGACCCTGTCGGGCGGCCAGATCGTCTGGGATGGCGAGAGATTCCAGGCCAGAGCCGGCCAGGGACGATTCCTGCAGCGTGGCGCCCCCACCTTGCTGCCCAAGCGACCCGCACCCCGCTTCTGA
- a CDS encoding chromate transporter yields the protein MNTLVIDLQTVDWLHLLVYFLTLSLMAVGGAITAAPDMHRYLVDGNHWLSETQFTSSIAIAQAAPGPNVLFIALLGWNVGLNAGGGTGPAAWGLGALGVAVCMVGILLPSSLLTWQASRWGQRNRDKRGVRAFKQGMAPLVIGLLLATGWLLGSASGSPGKDWKLWLLSLACTLLVWRTRIHLLWLLAAGAALGALGWV from the coding sequence ATGAACACCCTGGTGATCGATCTGCAGACCGTGGACTGGCTGCATCTGCTTGTCTACTTCCTGACGCTGTCGTTGATGGCCGTGGGTGGCGCCATCACGGCCGCGCCCGATATGCACCGCTATCTGGTCGACGGCAACCACTGGCTGTCGGAAACCCAGTTCACCAGTTCCATCGCCATTGCCCAGGCAGCCCCCGGCCCCAACGTGCTGTTCATCGCCCTGCTGGGCTGGAACGTGGGACTGAATGCAGGTGGAGGCACCGGCCCTGCTGCCTGGGGCCTGGGTGCACTCGGTGTTGCCGTATGCATGGTGGGCATTCTGCTGCCCAGTTCGCTGCTGACCTGGCAGGCTTCGCGCTGGGGCCAGCGCAACCGTGACAAGCGCGGCGTGCGTGCCTTCAAGCAAGGCATGGCTCCGCTGGTGATCGGACTGCTGCTGGCGACTGGCTGGCTGCTGGGCAGCGCCAGCGGCAGCCCAGGCAAGGACTGGAAGCTATGGCTGCTGAGCCTTGCGTGCACCCTGCTGGTATGGCGCACCCGCATTCATCTGCTGTGGCTGCTGGCTGCCGGTGCGGCGCTGGGTGCGCTGGGCTGGGTCTAG
- a CDS encoding MFS transporter, with protein MHIPTTAAAEHTQAPTKVRWKIFLMMLFLISINYIDRASLSVAMPMIAKEFDLSPAMQGLLLSSFFWTYAFMQIPGGMLADKYGPRSVIAGATLGWGLFQTIAAFTTGWFSLLLTRLGLGAAEAPIYPAGGKLNGIWMSQNERGRGATLLDGGAPLGAALGAIIIAGLIAFFGSWRISFVVAGVGTMIAGYFAWSYIRNHPREHSGVNEAEARHIEAAHAEDARADAGTSKGKLLDFFKYRSVWGMFFGWMCFNALFYGLLTWMPTYLSKVHGMDIKAMGGALFAMFFSGFVGEMIGGWIADKWREKGGNQATVLRTLFGIASIIATIAIYGVSQITDPVTVVILLSITLFFLRWCGLFWCIPSLIGTRNRVGFLGGVMNLGGNCAGIGVPIIVGLIVQATGSYFMALMMFTGAGLGLFICSALLIDYSKKVPV; from the coding sequence ATGCATATCCCGACCACAGCCGCAGCGGAGCACACGCAGGCTCCGACCAAAGTCCGATGGAAGATCTTCCTGATGATGTTGTTCCTCATCTCGATCAACTACATCGACCGAGCTTCCCTATCGGTGGCCATGCCGATGATTGCCAAGGAATTCGATCTGAGTCCTGCCATGCAGGGTTTGCTGCTGAGTTCGTTTTTCTGGACCTATGCCTTCATGCAGATCCCGGGAGGCATGCTTGCCGACAAATACGGCCCACGCTCCGTCATCGCCGGCGCCACCCTGGGCTGGGGTCTGTTTCAAACCATCGCCGCCTTCACCACGGGCTGGTTCTCTCTGCTGCTGACACGCCTGGGGCTGGGAGCCGCCGAAGCCCCCATCTACCCGGCCGGAGGCAAGCTCAACGGCATCTGGATGTCCCAGAACGAGCGCGGCCGCGGCGCCACGCTGCTTGACGGTGGCGCACCGCTGGGAGCCGCCCTGGGAGCCATCATCATTGCGGGCCTGATCGCCTTCTTCGGCTCCTGGCGCATCTCCTTCGTGGTCGCCGGCGTCGGCACCATGATCGCGGGCTACTTTGCCTGGTCCTATATCCGCAACCACCCTCGCGAGCATTCCGGTGTGAACGAGGCCGAAGCCCGTCACATCGAAGCAGCACATGCCGAAGATGCCAGGGCCGACGCCGGAACCAGCAAGGGCAAGCTGCTGGACTTCTTCAAGTACCGCTCGGTATGGGGCATGTTCTTTGGCTGGATGTGCTTCAACGCACTCTTTTACGGCCTGCTGACCTGGATGCCCACCTACCTGTCCAAGGTGCACGGCATGGACATCAAGGCCATGGGCGGTGCGCTTTTCGCCATGTTCTTCTCCGGCTTCGTGGGAGAAATGATCGGCGGCTGGATCGCCGACAAATGGCGTGAGAAAGGTGGCAACCAGGCCACCGTGCTGCGCACCCTGTTCGGCATTGCATCCATCATCGCCACCATCGCCATCTATGGCGTCTCGCAGATCACCGACCCCGTCACCGTCGTCATCCTGCTGTCGATCACCCTGTTCTTCCTGCGCTGGTGCGGCCTGTTCTGGTGCATCCCGTCCCTGATCGGCACCCGCAATCGCGTCGGCTTTCTGGGCGGCGTCATGAACCTCGGCGGCAATTGCGCCGGCATCGGCGTGCCCATCATCGTGGGGCTGATCGTGCAGGCCACAGGCTCCTACTTCATGGCGCTGATGATGTTCACCGGCGCAGGCCTGGGCTTGTTCATCTGCTCGGCCCTGCTAATCGACTACAGCAAGAAAGTACCCGTGTAG
- a CDS encoding helix-turn-helix transcriptional regulator: MTSELITTLAQARKAARITQADLAERAGLSRMAVQRTETGDVDPRFSTLQEMARVLNMELIAVPAELHAQVLALIQTQAGQDSL, translated from the coding sequence ATGACTTCCGAACTCATCACGACTTTGGCCCAGGCCCGCAAGGCCGCCCGCATCACCCAGGCCGATCTGGCCGAACGCGCCGGTCTGTCGCGCATGGCAGTGCAACGCACGGAAACCGGCGATGTCGACCCGCGCTTTTCCACCCTGCAGGAAATGGCCCGTGTGCTGAATATGGAGCTGATCGCCGTGCCCGCCGAGCTGCATGCCCAGGTGCTGGCGCTCATCCAGACTCAAGCCGGCCAGGATTCACTTTGA
- a CDS encoding chromate transporter, with amino-acid sequence MSAPAPPSLPQAQRPRPAHLSELFWSLTFLALQGFGGVLAVVQRELVEKRQWLSNEEFMEDWAVAQIMPGPNVVNLSIMLGERYFGWRGALVGLCGMLTFPMLVVISLTLVYSQFAANPAVAGALRGMGAVAAGLVAGMGLKLAGTLRKHPLGKWYCAGLAIAAFVLVAVLRLPLFWALLLVGATGCVLTYRSLE; translated from the coding sequence ATGAGCGCACCCGCCCCACCATCCTTGCCGCAAGCCCAGCGGCCACGCCCAGCCCATCTGAGCGAACTTTTCTGGTCGCTGACCTTTCTGGCCTTGCAGGGTTTTGGCGGCGTGCTGGCCGTGGTGCAGCGCGAACTGGTCGAAAAGCGCCAATGGCTGAGCAATGAGGAGTTCATGGAGGACTGGGCCGTGGCGCAGATCATGCCCGGCCCCAATGTGGTGAATCTTTCCATCATGCTGGGCGAACGCTACTTCGGCTGGCGCGGTGCCCTCGTGGGGCTGTGCGGCATGCTGACCTTTCCCATGCTAGTGGTCATCAGCCTCACTCTGGTCTATTCCCAGTTCGCGGCCAATCCGGCCGTGGCCGGCGCCCTGCGCGGCATGGGTGCCGTGGCGGCGGGACTGGTCGCAGGCATGGGCCTCAAGCTGGCCGGCACGCTGCGCAAACACCCGCTGGGCAAATGGTATTGCGCAGGGCTGGCCATTGCCGCCTTTGTGCTGGTTGCCGTGCTGCGCCTGCCGCTGTTCTGGGCCTTGCTGCTGGTGGGCGCGACCGGCTGCGTGCTGACCTATCGGAGCCTGGAATGA
- the cls gene encoding cardiolipin synthase, with product MQLSHESVKLWLSVGWSLYVIVVGIWILLQRSQPIATLSWLLSMAALPVVGLLVYYYFGPQRMKRQRIKRLRSRKRSRVRNSMQKLRERIPAQQERLRQVARLVGMTSDFPVSTATSMQLLVGGAATFDAIAEAVSAARHHVHLEYYIYEPDQTGTALRDLLIDKARAGVQVRLLVDALGSKKLGRKFLEPLLQAGAEVLRFHDAKIGRRLRPVVNFRTHRKILVCDGKVGFTGGVNVTDEENERICDDAYHDVHLRVEGSVVNWLQTVFLEDWTYTRSDDPYRLPDDLDDLLPDCEDGPIPMQVVTSGPDDQLDAIYRAYLAAINAAQQRILLTTPYFVPTEGALTALTNAALRGVEVRILVPKKSDSLLVTAAARSYFDELIRCGVHIYEYAASMLHSKTLAVDDNMAMIGTANFDYRSFFLNYEVCVIGYGPELNQAIAAQFEADLGQARMVQYRSEKGLRRRLFGSMARLTSPLL from the coding sequence ATGCAGCTGAGCCACGAGAGCGTCAAGCTCTGGCTGTCCGTGGGCTGGTCGCTGTATGTCATCGTGGTGGGCATCTGGATCTTGCTGCAGCGCAGCCAACCGATTGCCACACTGAGCTGGCTGCTGTCCATGGCAGCGCTGCCCGTGGTGGGTCTGCTGGTCTATTACTACTTCGGCCCGCAACGCATGAAGCGCCAGCGCATCAAGCGGCTGCGCTCGCGAAAGCGCTCGCGTGTGCGCAACAGCATGCAAAAGCTCCGGGAGCGCATTCCGGCCCAGCAGGAGCGCCTGCGCCAGGTGGCGCGGCTGGTCGGCATGACCAGCGACTTCCCGGTAAGCACGGCCACCTCCATGCAGTTGCTGGTGGGCGGAGCCGCGACCTTTGATGCGATTGCGGAGGCTGTCAGCGCCGCACGTCACCATGTTCATCTGGAGTACTACATCTACGAGCCCGATCAGACCGGCACGGCCTTGCGTGATTTGCTGATCGATAAAGCACGTGCAGGTGTGCAGGTGCGTCTGCTGGTGGATGCTCTGGGCTCCAAGAAGCTGGGGCGCAAATTTCTGGAGCCGCTGCTGCAGGCCGGGGCCGAGGTGCTGCGCTTTCACGACGCCAAGATAGGGCGGCGGCTGCGGCCTGTGGTCAATTTCCGCACCCACCGCAAGATTCTGGTCTGCGATGGCAAGGTGGGCTTTACCGGCGGCGTGAACGTCACCGATGAAGAGAACGAGCGCATCTGCGACGATGCCTATCACGACGTGCATCTCCGGGTCGAAGGCTCCGTCGTCAACTGGCTGCAGACGGTGTTTCTCGAGGACTGGACCTACACCCGCAGCGATGATCCGTACCGCCTGCCCGACGATCTCGATGACCTGCTGCCCGACTGCGAAGACGGCCCCATCCCCATGCAGGTCGTGACCTCGGGGCCTGACGACCAGCTGGACGCCATCTACCGTGCCTATCTGGCGGCCATCAATGCAGCCCAGCAGCGCATCTTGCTGACCACACCGTATTTTGTGCCGACCGAAGGCGCACTGACGGCTCTCACCAATGCCGCGCTGCGCGGTGTGGAGGTCCGCATCCTCGTGCCCAAGAAGTCGGATTCGCTATTGGTGACGGCCGCTGCGCGCTCCTATTTTGACGAGCTGATTCGCTGCGGTGTGCATATCTATGAATATGCGGCCAGCATGTTGCACTCCAAGACGCTGGCGGTCGATGACAATATGGCCATGATTGGCACGGCCAATTTTGACTATCGCAGCTTTTTCCTCAATTACGAGGTCTGCGTGATCGGCTATGGGCCGGAGCTCAATCAGGCCATCGCTGCCCAGTTCGAGGCCGACCTGGGCCAGGCTCGAATGGTGCAATATCGCAGCGAGAAAGGTCTGCGGCGACGGTTGTTCGGCTCCATGGCCCGGCTGACATCGCCGCTGCTGTAA
- a CDS encoding fumarylacetoacetate hydrolase family protein, translating to MKLVRFGAAGEEKPGLLDAQGVLRDASSWVADWRGAELQPEKLALWRDRQAEELPAVSGAPRLGCPVAQVGKIVCVGLNYADHAAEAGAAPPAEPVLFMKAVTAISGPNDDIQIVPAATKVDWEVELGVVIGSRATRVSEQAALGHVAGYVLGNDVSERAWQMERGGTWGKGKSHDSFAPLGPWLLTADEVADPHCIALWLEVNGQRMQSGNTRNFIFGVPKVISYISQFMTLEPGDVILTGTPAGVGLGQKPQPVFLKPGDVVRLGADGLGEQRQVCVAVS from the coding sequence ATGAAACTGGTTCGATTTGGAGCTGCCGGAGAGGAAAAGCCCGGTCTGCTGGATGCGCAAGGGGTGTTGCGCGATGCTTCGAGCTGGGTGGCCGACTGGCGCGGCGCCGAGCTGCAGCCTGAAAAGCTGGCGCTATGGCGCGACCGACAAGCGGAGGAGCTGCCGGCCGTGTCAGGAGCCCCCCGACTGGGCTGCCCGGTGGCGCAGGTAGGCAAGATCGTCTGCGTGGGCTTGAATTATGCAGACCATGCGGCAGAGGCCGGGGCCGCGCCACCGGCCGAGCCGGTGCTGTTCATGAAGGCGGTTACGGCCATCAGCGGGCCCAATGACGACATACAGATCGTGCCGGCTGCGACCAAGGTGGACTGGGAGGTGGAGCTGGGTGTGGTCATCGGCAGCCGCGCCACGCGGGTGAGCGAGCAGGCCGCGCTGGGGCATGTGGCCGGCTATGTGCTGGGCAACGATGTGTCCGAGCGTGCCTGGCAGATGGAGCGCGGCGGCACCTGGGGCAAGGGCAAGAGCCATGACAGTTTTGCGCCCCTGGGGCCCTGGCTGCTGACGGCCGACGAGGTGGCCGATCCGCACTGCATTGCGCTGTGGCTGGAAGTGAACGGCCAGCGCATGCAAAGCGGCAATACCCGCAATTTCATCTTTGGCGTGCCCAAGGTCATCAGCTATATCAGCCAGTTCATGACCCTGGAGCCGGGCGATGTGATTCTTACCGGCACGCCTGCAGGCGTGGGTCTGGGGCAAAAGCCGCAGCCTGTCTTTCTCAAGCCCGGCGACGTGGTGCGGCTGGGTGCCGACGGACTGGGCGAGCAGCGCCAGGTCTGCGTGGCCGTGAGCTGA